In Ruminiclostridium papyrosolvens DSM 2782, the following proteins share a genomic window:
- the rpsI gene encoding 30S ribosomal protein S9 has protein sequence MAKVYYYGTGRRKKSVARVRLVPGEGKILINDRSLDDYFGLETLKVIVKQPLTLTDTVAKFDVICKVIGGGFTGQAGAIRHGISRALLKADEELRPALKKAGFLTRDPRMKERKKYGLKKARRAPQFSKR, from the coding sequence ATGGCTAAGGTATATTACTATGGTACAGGACGTAGAAAAAAATCAGTTGCAAGAGTAAGACTTGTTCCTGGAGAAGGAAAAATTCTTATAAACGATAGATCATTGGATGATTACTTTGGATTGGAAACTTTGAAGGTTATAGTTAAACAACCATTAACCCTCACTGACACTGTCGCAAAGTTTGATGTTATATGCAAAGTTATCGGCGGAGGATTTACAGGTCAAGCCGGTGCTATCAGACACGGTATTTCAAGAGCTCTTTTAAAGGCTGACGAAGAATTAAGACCAGCATTGAAGAAAGCTGGATTCTTGACAAGAGACCCAAGAATGAAGGAAAGAAAGAAATACGGTCTCAAAAAAGCAAGAAGAGCGCCACAGTTCTCAAAGAGATAA
- a CDS encoding metal-dependent transcriptional regulator, with product MEELSKFHTVRGYQLLMQNKNLLTSSMEDYLEMIYRNSLTEGYMRINTISELLNVAAPSATKMVQKLSKLGLLQYKKYGVIFLTDNGRELGKFLLDRHNIIESFLKNLGADDDVLVETELVEHSISAGTLSTLNMFNKFLLLNPDLVQKFRDFCKQDAG from the coding sequence ATGGAAGAGTTATCAAAATTTCATACTGTAAGAGGATATCAGCTTTTAATGCAGAATAAAAATCTCCTCACCTCCTCAATGGAAGATTATCTTGAAATGATATACAGAAACAGCCTGACAGAGGGCTATATGAGAATCAATACCATTTCTGAGCTTCTTAATGTAGCAGCTCCCTCTGCTACTAAAATGGTTCAAAAGCTAAGCAAGCTTGGATTACTGCAATATAAAAAATATGGGGTTATTTTTCTGACTGACAACGGACGTGAGCTTGGTAAGTTTTTGCTGGATAGACATAATATTATAGAAAGTTTTCTAAAAAATCTTGGGGCAGATGACGATGTTCTTGTTGAAACAGAATTGGTGGAACACAGTATTTCTGCCGGAACCTTATCAACATTAAATATGTTTAACAAATTTCTTTTATTAAATCCGGATTTGGTTCAAAAATTTCGGGATTTCTGCAAACAAGATGCCGGATAA
- a CDS encoding beta-L-arabinofuranosidase domain-containing protein, whose protein sequence is MFKNPKKSIGSSVLCVFALLLLTLLTPSIVSAESVDKLQPFDMEQVNITDTYLANAFNKEISYLQSIDPNRLLVGYRQTAGLSTSYSKYGGWENTPLKGHTLGHYMSALAQAYKNTKSNATVNADMKKRIDLIISELQQCQNKRGDGYIYAETPEQFNVVEGKATGTLWAPWYTMHKIMSGLISIYELEGNPTALTVASKLGDWIYNRVNAWDSATQAKVLGVEYGGMNDCLIELYKLTGKSNHLAAAKKFEEPSLLNTIASGNNVLAGKHANTTIPKFIGAINRYRTLGTSEASYLTAAQQFWNMVIRDHTYVTGGNSQWEAFRAAGKLDQYRDEVNNETCNSYNMLKLTRELFQVTGDVKYADFYERSFINEILASQNPETGMTTYFKPMGTGYFKVFSKPFDNFWCCTGTGMENFTKLNDSIYFNNGSDLYVNMYISSTLNWSEKGLSLTQKADVPLSDTVTFTIDSAPSSEVKIKFRSPYWVAADKKVTVKVNGSSVNASVVNGYLDVSRVWKVGDKLELTIPAEVQISRCTDNQNVAAFTYGPVVLCAGLGNESMTTSSVGWNVTTATKTVTVKDTININSTTSASLDDWLGNISKYLVQTPGKLEFTFKETDSDNNLVFAPYYKKYTGRYGIYFTLKGSFTGSRNPFDRIEAESYNTQSGIQGVTCDEGTSAIGYIENGDYAVYNNMDFDSGAVGFVARASSAEKAGKIEIRLDSITGPLVGTCQISSTGGWQTFSDSKCSVSGISGKHNVYLKFTGESGYLFNLNWFKFIKEEVPSVLIGDLNGDNAVDATDLAMMKMYLLGIINDFPVQNDIEAGDLNKDGVIDALDFVVFKKYLLGSIEKLPYTN, encoded by the coding sequence ATGTTTAAAAATCCTAAAAAGTCCATAGGTTCGTCAGTACTTTGTGTGTTTGCACTACTGTTATTGACTCTTTTGACACCTTCAATTGTGTCGGCGGAAAGTGTTGATAAACTACAGCCCTTTGATATGGAGCAGGTTAATATAACTGATACGTATTTAGCAAATGCATTTAACAAAGAGATTTCATACCTGCAATCTATTGATCCTAACCGTTTATTGGTCGGTTATAGACAAACAGCAGGTTTATCTACAAGCTACAGTAAGTATGGCGGTTGGGAAAACACACCTCTTAAAGGGCATACATTGGGGCATTACATGTCAGCCTTGGCACAGGCCTATAAAAACACCAAATCAAATGCTACAGTAAATGCAGATATGAAAAAGAGGATTGATTTAATTATATCTGAACTACAGCAGTGTCAGAACAAAAGGGGTGACGGCTATATATATGCCGAGACACCGGAACAATTCAATGTTGTCGAGGGAAAGGCAACAGGTACTCTCTGGGCACCTTGGTACACTATGCACAAAATAATGTCGGGGCTTATTTCAATTTACGAATTAGAAGGTAATCCAACGGCGTTAACTGTGGCAAGCAAATTAGGAGATTGGATTTATAACCGTGTAAATGCGTGGGATTCTGCTACGCAGGCTAAGGTATTGGGTGTAGAGTATGGGGGGATGAATGATTGTCTCATTGAATTATACAAGCTGACTGGCAAAAGCAATCATTTAGCTGCAGCCAAGAAATTTGAAGAACCATCTTTGCTTAATACAATTGCTTCTGGAAATAATGTGTTAGCAGGTAAACATGCCAATACAACAATACCGAAATTTATCGGCGCAATTAATCGTTATCGCACATTAGGTACATCGGAAGCTTCATATCTTACAGCTGCACAACAATTTTGGAATATGGTAATTAGAGATCATACATATGTTACAGGCGGTAACAGTCAATGGGAAGCTTTCAGAGCAGCAGGAAAGCTAGATCAATACCGAGATGAAGTAAATAACGAAACCTGTAACTCCTATAATATGCTAAAACTAACCCGTGAGTTATTTCAGGTAACAGGGGATGTCAAATATGCCGATTTTTACGAAAGATCATTTATAAACGAAATTTTGGCATCTCAAAATCCTGAAACAGGCATGACAACATATTTTAAGCCAATGGGAACAGGATATTTTAAAGTATTCAGTAAACCATTTGATAACTTCTGGTGTTGTACGGGAACCGGCATGGAGAATTTTACAAAGCTAAATGACAGCATATATTTTAATAACGGCTCGGACCTATATGTAAATATGTATATCAGTTCTACCTTGAACTGGAGCGAAAAAGGCCTTTCATTAACTCAAAAGGCAGATGTACCTTTATCAGACACTGTAACCTTTACAATTGACAGTGCTCCTTCTTCTGAGGTTAAAATTAAATTCAGATCGCCTTATTGGGTTGCTGCTGATAAAAAGGTAACTGTAAAAGTAAATGGTTCTTCAGTCAATGCTTCCGTAGTCAACGGATATCTGGATGTAAGCAGGGTATGGAAGGTCGGAGATAAGCTTGAGTTGACCATTCCCGCCGAGGTACAGATTTCAAGGTGTACCGACAACCAGAATGTAGCAGCATTCACATATGGCCCTGTAGTTTTATGCGCAGGACTGGGAAATGAAAGTATGACTACATCTTCTGTTGGATGGAATGTAACAACGGCTACCAAAACTGTTACTGTGAAAGATACAATAAACATAAATTCCACTACCTCTGCAAGTTTAGATGACTGGCTGGGTAACATTAGTAAATATTTGGTTCAGACACCCGGAAAGTTGGAATTTACTTTTAAAGAAACTGACAGCGATAATAATTTAGTATTTGCGCCTTATTACAAAAAGTATACCGGACGATATGGAATTTACTTTACATTAAAAGGCTCATTTACAGGTTCAAGAAATCCTTTTGACAGAATTGAAGCAGAAAGCTACAATACTCAGTCAGGTATCCAAGGTGTAACCTGTGATGAGGGAACAAGTGCAATAGGATATATAGAAAACGGAGACTATGCAGTTTATAACAATATGGATTTTGACAGTGGTGCAGTGGGATTTGTGGCAAGAGCGTCCAGTGCAGAAAAGGCCGGTAAAATCGAGATTAGACTTGACAGTATCACAGGGCCTTTGGTAGGAACGTGTCAGATTTCCAGTACAGGCGGATGGCAGACTTTTAGTGACTCAAAATGCAGTGTCAGTGGAATAAGTGGTAAACATAATGTATATTTGAAATTCACAGGGGAAAGCGGATACTTATTCAATCTTAACTGGTTTAAATTTATCAAAGAAGAGGTCCCTTCCGTACTTATAGGGGATTTAAATGGAGATAATGCTGTTGATGCAACTGACCTTGCAATGATGAAAATGTATCTCCTTGGAATAATTAACGATTTTCCTGTACAAAACGATATCGAGGCAGGAGACTTAAACAAGGATGGCGTAATAGATGCACTTGACTTTGTCGTGTTCAAGAAATACTTACTTGGTAGTATAGAAAAATTGCCTTATACAAATTAA
- a CDS encoding Nramp family divalent metal transporter yields the protein MLDESFSPTLGSQTESLNVGRVIPHKRNSIGRIRTVLKFLGPAFIVSVAYIDPGNFATNISGGSKFNYNLLWVILWSNLMAIFLQSLSAKLGIATGYNLPQMCGKVFSRRVNWFFWIVAELAAIATNLAEFLGCTLGLYLLFRIPMAFAGLITAVLTFFIVYMGRYGQRFLEGIISILVAVICISYTMELFLAKPDWASAGLHVLMPSLPNGEAVMIAVGMLGATVMPHVIFLHSQLVQQRNKDLTEAQKKKHFKLERLDITIAMNIAFVINAAMVVVSAAVFYRNGMVVNTIEQAHQSLSPLLGAASSGAFGLALVASGLSSSVVGTMAGTTIMQGFVGLKINDNVTRIVTMLPAMLIIILGINPMQALVLSQVVLSFILPVAIIPMLLITKRKDLMGSLVNKPATNVVGWIVTSIILVANAVLVVLTFSGGV from the coding sequence TTGTTGGATGAGAGCTTTTCACCGACATTGGGTTCACAAACCGAATCCTTAAATGTTGGAAGGGTTATACCACATAAAAGAAATTCAATTGGTAGAATAAGAACCGTACTTAAATTTTTAGGGCCTGCATTTATAGTAAGTGTGGCATATATTGATCCGGGTAATTTTGCGACAAATATCAGCGGTGGCTCCAAGTTTAATTATAATCTGTTGTGGGTCATTCTTTGGAGTAATTTGATGGCCATTTTCCTTCAGTCCTTGTCAGCAAAGCTTGGCATCGCTACAGGATACAATCTTCCTCAAATGTGCGGAAAGGTTTTTTCAAGAAGGGTAAACTGGTTTTTCTGGATTGTGGCTGAACTTGCTGCCATTGCAACAAATCTGGCAGAATTCCTTGGATGTACTCTTGGTTTATATCTCTTGTTCCGTATTCCCATGGCTTTTGCGGGCTTGATTACTGCCGTACTTACTTTTTTTATTGTATATATGGGACGATACGGTCAGAGGTTTTTGGAAGGCATTATTTCTATATTGGTAGCCGTAATTTGTATATCATATACAATGGAACTGTTTCTCGCAAAACCAGATTGGGCATCAGCAGGACTTCACGTTTTAATGCCTTCACTTCCCAATGGTGAAGCAGTAATGATTGCTGTTGGTATGTTAGGTGCAACTGTAATGCCACATGTAATATTTCTGCACTCGCAGCTGGTACAGCAAAGAAATAAGGATTTAACCGAAGCCCAGAAGAAAAAGCACTTCAAACTGGAAAGATTGGATATTACCATCGCAATGAATATTGCCTTTGTTATAAATGCGGCAATGGTGGTAGTTTCAGCTGCCGTGTTCTACAGAAACGGTATGGTTGTTAATACTATAGAACAGGCACACCAATCACTTTCACCTCTTTTGGGGGCTGCTTCTAGCGGTGCCTTCGGGCTGGCTCTCGTTGCCTCGGGACTTTCCTCGTCTGTGGTAGGTACCATGGCAGGTACTACCATTATGCAGGGTTTTGTAGGCTTAAAAATAAATGATAATGTTACAAGGATTGTGACAATGCTTCCTGCTATGCTGATAATAATATTAGGAATTAATCCCATGCAGGCTCTTGTTCTAAGTCAGGTAGTTCTCAGTTTCATTCTTCCTGTTGCAATCATCCCCATGCTGCTCATTACAAAGCGAAAGGATCTTATGGGTTCTCTGGTAAATAAGCCGGCTACAAATGTGGTAGGCTGGATTGTTACTTCTATAATACTTGTAGCAAATGCAGTACTTGTGGTGCTGACATTTAGCGGAGGAGTATAA
- the rplM gene encoding 50S ribosomal protein L13 — MKTFMAKPQEVERKWYIVDAEGKPLGRLASEIASILRGKNKPIFTPHVDTGDHVIVLNADKVLLTGKKLDQKLYRYHTLHPGGLKEIKYKHLMEKHPEKAIELAVKGMLPKNSLGRQMYRKLKVYRGSEHNHQAQKPEVLDLNI; from the coding sequence ATGAAAACTTTCATGGCAAAGCCACAAGAAGTTGAAAGAAAATGGTACATTGTTGATGCAGAAGGTAAGCCCCTTGGAAGATTGGCAAGCGAAATTGCCAGCATTTTAAGAGGAAAAAATAAGCCAATTTTCACTCCACACGTTGATACTGGCGATCATGTAATAGTACTAAATGCAGATAAAGTACTTTTAACTGGTAAGAAACTGGATCAGAAGCTTTACAGATATCATACTCTTCATCCAGGCGGATTAAAGGAAATCAAGTACAAGCACTTGATGGAAAAACACCCAGAGAAAGCTATTGAATTAGCTGTAAAGGGAATGCTTCCAAAGAACAGTCTTGGAAGACAAATGTACAGAAAACTCAAGGTATACAGAGGATCTGAACATAACCATCAAGCACAAAAACCAGAAGTACTTGATTTGAACATTTAA
- a CDS encoding SPL family radical SAM protein, with protein sequence MHFVDVKGILSAKNGMNVYRGCTHGCIYCDSRSKCYNFTHDFEDIEVKQNALELLEKALSSKRKKCMIGTGAMSDPYMHCEEKLGITRRCLELINKYEFGLAIQTKSDLILRDLELLKSINEKTKCVVQMTLTTYDEELCKVLEPNVCTTKRRFEVLNICRDNGIPTIVWLGPILPFINDTKENIEGILGYCIKANVKGIICFGMGLTLREGNREYFYERLDGHFPGLRMKYHQKYGYAYGINSDNNKELMQLLRSICKQHNILCNPEEVFSYLHKFPETKKYNQMSLFE encoded by the coding sequence ATGCATTTTGTAGATGTCAAAGGAATATTATCAGCAAAAAACGGTATGAATGTGTATCGTGGCTGTACTCATGGTTGCATTTATTGTGACAGTAGAAGCAAATGCTATAATTTTACCCATGATTTTGAAGATATAGAGGTAAAGCAAAATGCACTAGAACTTTTAGAGAAAGCCCTTAGTTCTAAGAGAAAGAAATGTATGATTGGAACTGGTGCTATGAGTGATCCTTATATGCACTGCGAAGAAAAGTTAGGTATAACAAGAAGATGCCTAGAACTTATTAATAAATATGAATTTGGACTTGCGATACAGACAAAATCAGATCTGATATTGCGAGATTTAGAATTATTGAAAAGTATAAATGAAAAGACGAAGTGCGTAGTTCAAATGACATTAACTACTTATGATGAAGAACTGTGTAAGGTACTGGAACCCAATGTGTGCACCACTAAGAGGAGATTTGAAGTTCTTAATATATGTAGAGACAATGGAATACCGACTATTGTGTGGCTTGGTCCAATATTACCATTTATTAATGATACAAAGGAGAATATTGAAGGTATTTTAGGATACTGTATAAAAGCTAATGTTAAAGGCATTATCTGCTTTGGAATGGGACTTACACTGAGAGAGGGGAATAGAGAATACTTTTATGAAAGACTTGATGGACATTTTCCAGGACTTCGCATGAAATATCATCAGAAGTATGGATATGCATATGGGATAAATAGTGATAATAATAAGGAACTTATGCAGTTGCTTAGAAGCATTTGTAAGCAACACAATATTTTATGTAATCCAGAGGAAGTGTTTTCTTATCTACATAAATTTCCGGAAACTAAAAAATATAATCAAATGTCATTATTTGAATAA
- a CDS encoding energy-coupling factor transporter transmembrane component T family protein, producing the protein MIRDITIGQYVPGDSLLHKADPRTKIILTFIMMIFIFLISTYWGYLLLTLFTAITVVSSNIPVKFVLKGLKPVLFIVIFAGIINIFTIKGTSIWSWGFLSITYEGINVAIKMAIRLFLLIITASLLTYTTTPIALTDAIEKLLGPLKRVKVPVHEIAMMMTIALRFIPTLLDETDKIIKAQSSRGADFDSGNMVERAKSFIPVLIPLFISAFRRADELATAMEARCYRGSEGRTRMKQLRFSGSDAVVTVITAAFMTWVLLMEYVLF; encoded by the coding sequence TTGATAAGAGACATAACCATAGGGCAGTATGTGCCGGGAGATTCGCTTCTGCATAAGGCTGACCCTCGAACGAAGATAATTTTGACATTTATAATGATGATATTCATTTTTTTAATAAGTACCTACTGGGGATATTTGTTGCTGACGTTGTTTACTGCTATTACGGTAGTATCCTCAAACATACCTGTTAAATTTGTACTTAAAGGCTTGAAACCGGTATTATTTATTGTTATTTTTGCGGGAATTATTAATATTTTCACAATAAAGGGAACCTCAATTTGGAGCTGGGGTTTTCTAAGCATAACATATGAGGGGATTAATGTAGCTATTAAGATGGCTATAAGGCTTTTTCTGCTTATAATTACTGCAAGTCTGTTAACCTATACTACTACGCCAATTGCCCTTACGGATGCAATTGAAAAGCTTTTAGGGCCACTAAAACGCGTAAAAGTGCCTGTTCACGAAATTGCAATGATGATGACCATCGCTTTAAGGTTCATTCCTACACTACTGGATGAGACAGATAAGATTATAAAAGCACAGTCTTCCAGAGGGGCTGATTTTGATTCGGGGAACATGGTTGAGCGTGCAAAAAGTTTTATACCTGTGCTGATTCCCCTATTTATCAGTGCATTCAGAAGAGCTGATGAGTTAGCTACTGCAATGGAGGCAAGATGTTATCGTGGCAGTGAGGGCAGGACAAGGATGAAACAGCTTCGTTTTTCGGGAAGTGATGCGGTTGTAACGGTTATAACTGCAGCATTTATGACCTGGGTATTGCTAATGGAATATGTGCTATTTTAG
- a CDS encoding amidohydrolase: MLLIYNGNIVTMSDTDYENGYVLIDNDKITAVGKDIAEVKEQLMADTKRIDANGGYVLPGFIDPHSHIGMWEDAVGFEGDDGNESTDPVTPQLRAIDAIYHADRSFAEAYESGVTTVVTGPGSANVIGGQFAAIKTFGRCVDEMVIKQPVAMKVAFGENPKTVYNEKHQAPMTRMATAAILRESLFKAKEYQELWEEYKKDPEEYDKPEFDFKMEALLLVLNRQIPLKAHAHRADDIITAIRIAKEFDVDITLDHCTEGYLIKDILAEAGLPVIIGPMLTDRSKIELRNQNLKTPGILSKAGLKVAIMTDHPCVPEHHLCLCAAIAAREGMDEKEALKAITINAAEITGISDRVGSIEKGKDADIVIFNGNPLELKTTVQKTIIDGVVIYERKQDE; encoded by the coding sequence ATGCTTTTAATATATAACGGCAATATAGTAACAATGTCAGATACGGATTATGAAAATGGATACGTGCTTATTGATAATGATAAAATAACAGCTGTAGGCAAGGATATCGCAGAGGTCAAGGAACAACTGATGGCGGATACAAAGAGGATAGATGCAAACGGAGGCTATGTACTACCGGGCTTTATAGACCCTCACAGTCATATAGGAATGTGGGAGGATGCAGTTGGCTTTGAAGGCGACGACGGAAACGAGTCTACCGACCCGGTAACACCTCAATTGAGAGCAATAGATGCTATTTACCACGCTGACAGGTCTTTTGCAGAAGCATATGAAAGCGGTGTGACAACTGTTGTCACAGGCCCGGGCAGTGCTAATGTAATAGGAGGACAGTTTGCTGCCATAAAAACCTTCGGACGGTGTGTGGATGAGATGGTTATAAAGCAGCCTGTAGCAATGAAGGTGGCATTCGGAGAGAATCCCAAAACAGTATATAATGAAAAACATCAGGCACCTATGACCAGAATGGCTACTGCTGCAATACTTCGTGAAAGTTTGTTCAAGGCAAAAGAATATCAGGAACTTTGGGAAGAATATAAAAAAGACCCTGAAGAATATGATAAGCCTGAGTTTGACTTTAAGATGGAAGCATTGCTACTGGTATTAAACAGGCAGATACCACTAAAAGCTCATGCGCATAGAGCCGATGATATAATAACTGCTATCAGGATAGCTAAAGAATTTGATGTAGATATAACCCTTGACCACTGTACAGAAGGTTATCTCATAAAAGATATTCTTGCAGAAGCAGGACTTCCTGTAATTATAGGGCCGATGCTTACTGACAGGTCAAAAATAGAATTGAGAAACCAAAACCTTAAAACGCCGGGGATTCTTTCAAAAGCTGGGCTGAAGGTTGCTATAATGACGGATCACCCTTGTGTTCCGGAACATCATTTGTGTCTGTGTGCCGCAATTGCAGCCCGTGAAGGCATGGACGAAAAAGAAGCCTTAAAGGCAATAACAATAAATGCTGCAGAAATAACAGGCATCAGTGACAGAGTAGGTTCTATAGAAAAAGGAAAGGATGCCGACATCGTTATATTTAACGGAAATCCGTTGGAATTGAAAACCACGGTACAGAAGACTATAATAGACGGTGTTGTAATTTATGAAAGGAAACAGGATGAATAA
- the tsaE gene encoding tRNA (adenosine(37)-N6)-threonylcarbamoyltransferase complex ATPase subunit type 1 TsaE: MNKLETHSFEETVEVGLKLGKVLKAGDVIWLSGDLGTGKTALTNGIAKALGIDAYITSPTFNLVNEYEGRLPLYHFDVYRIADSEEMFDIGFDEYLNNGGVTVIEWGEQISEILPADIIRVTIEKNLQKGLDVREITIEFIGSRYSDYRI, from the coding sequence ATGAATAAACTTGAAACACATTCCTTTGAAGAGACAGTCGAAGTGGGACTAAAGCTTGGCAAGGTTCTTAAAGCAGGAGATGTTATATGGCTGTCAGGGGACTTGGGAACGGGAAAAACCGCTTTGACCAATGGAATAGCAAAAGCCTTGGGAATAGACGCCTATATAACCAGCCCTACATTCAATCTGGTAAATGAATATGAAGGAAGGCTGCCCTTATATCACTTCGATGTGTACAGGATTGCTGATTCCGAGGAGATGTTTGATATTGGTTTTGACGAATACTTAAATAATGGCGGAGTGACAGTAATTGAGTGGGGAGAACAGATATCAGAAATTCTTCCGGCAGATATAATACGTGTTACTATAGAGAAAAATCTTCAAAAGGGATTGGATGTAAGGGAAATAACAATAGAATTTATCGGCAGTCGGTATTCCGACTACAGGATTTAA
- a CDS encoding AraC family transcriptional regulator, translating into MTYYEFSLETPLKYDLTGKFQAPSSEWLHFSRYMQNFELIVVTEGTAYLQIDEQFFDIGKGEFILFPPLSKQSGYKSSSCAFYWLHFTCENSFRTVSSDEIPSELPAEKIYIPRYGKATNLEKIIVLMKHLQDSVRSYHNSLQNNYLSTAVLCELFCQFTKRNASLDSNMKKKQLFNDIQDYIKWYRNTDIKVSEIAEYFGYNRRYLSEFFKTFSGYSLKQYIIQEKIDLAKYLLCETNDNISDIAYSLGINDNHNFMKVFKKTVGLTPTQYRNAYSKRLLFYK; encoded by the coding sequence ATGACGTACTATGAATTTTCACTTGAAACCCCATTGAAATACGATTTAACAGGCAAATTCCAAGCTCCCTCTTCTGAATGGTTGCATTTTTCAAGGTATATGCAGAATTTTGAGCTTATAGTAGTTACGGAAGGTACTGCTTACTTACAGATAGATGAACAGTTTTTCGATATAGGTAAGGGTGAATTTATACTATTTCCGCCGCTTTCCAAACAATCAGGCTATAAAAGCAGCAGTTGTGCTTTTTATTGGCTGCACTTTACATGTGAAAATTCATTCCGGACAGTATCTTCTGATGAAATTCCTTCGGAACTTCCCGCTGAGAAAATATATATTCCCAGATATGGTAAGGCAACAAATCTTGAAAAAATTATAGTTCTTATGAAACATCTTCAGGATAGTGTTAGAAGCTATCACAACAGTCTTCAGAACAATTATCTGAGTACTGCGGTTTTGTGCGAGTTATTCTGCCAGTTTACAAAAAGAAATGCGTCTTTGGATTCGAATATGAAGAAAAAGCAGCTGTTCAATGATATACAGGATTATATTAAATGGTATCGAAATACTGATATAAAAGTATCTGAAATAGCAGAATATTTTGGATATAACAGGCGGTATCTATCAGAATTTTTTAAAACCTTTTCAGGCTATTCTCTTAAACAGTATATAATTCAGGAAAAAATCGATTTGGCCAAATATTTGCTGTGCGAAACCAATGACAATATCAGCGACATAGCTTACAGCCTTGGAATTAATGATAACCATAATTTCATGAAGGTGTTCAAGAAAACAGTAGGACTAACACCTACACAGTACCGAAATGCTTATTCAAAAAGGTTATTGTTTTATAAATAA
- the truA gene encoding tRNA pseudouridine(38-40) synthase TruA — MRKIKIIIEYDGTNYHGWQVQKNAKTVQETVQKAISKLLGEGVGVTGCSRTDVGVHAYGQVAHFLTDSQIPGDKFSYAINNLLPDDIVIKHSEEVSEEFHARYSTKGKKYRYLIYNAPHPSAIMRNRSCHVRPVLDIEQMKKAARYFIGEHDFAAFQATGGQVRSTVREIYSMEVSGKEDNMIYIEVSGNGFLYNMVRIIAGTLIYVGMGKLQESEIPGIIAGLDRTKSGKTAPAQGLYLMEIYY; from the coding sequence ATGAGGAAAATTAAGATTATTATTGAATATGACGGTACAAATTATCATGGCTGGCAGGTTCAGAAAAATGCTAAAACAGTACAGGAAACAGTTCAAAAAGCAATTTCTAAACTACTGGGTGAAGGAGTTGGGGTTACTGGGTGCAGTCGAACGGATGTGGGAGTTCATGCATACGGACAGGTTGCACATTTTCTTACAGATTCTCAGATACCCGGAGACAAGTTCTCTTATGCCATAAATAATTTATTGCCTGACGATATAGTTATTAAACATTCTGAAGAGGTTTCGGAAGAGTTTCATGCAAGGTATTCTACAAAAGGTAAAAAATACAGGTACTTGATTTATAATGCTCCACATCCTTCAGCTATTATGAGAAACAGGTCTTGTCATGTAAGACCTGTGCTTGACATTGAGCAAATGAAAAAAGCCGCCCGATATTTCATAGGTGAACACGATTTCGCAGCATTTCAGGCCACAGGAGGACAAGTAAGAAGTACTGTAAGAGAGATTTATAGTATGGAGGTATCTGGTAAAGAAGATAATATGATTTACATAGAGGTTTCCGGAAACGGATTTCTATATAATATGGTAAGAATTATAGCAGGAACACTAATATACGTGGGGATGGGAAAGCTGCAGGAGTCTGAAATCCCCGGCATTATAGCAGGTCTTGACAGGACAAAATCAGGCAAGACCGCCCCTGCACAAGGGCTTTATTTAATGGAGATTTACTATTAG